The window CCCCAGCGTAGCCCCTGAGCTGCGACGGGGCGGCCCGATGTGCCCTGGTCCGCACCTTCCGGGCCCTGCACGAACGGGGACGGCGGCCCGGCTGTGGTCGCGTGACCAGACGACCAGGTGCTCCAGCAGTGCTGATGACCTGGCCCCTGGCTTCCAGCTGTGCTTACAGGGTTGGACGTGCCCGGCCGTCCAGCGCCATAAGCACGCCCGGGTGCGTATCAGAGCAGGCCCAGTTCCTGATCAAGGTCGATCAGGGCTTGCAGGGCCGCCTCCTGCCACACCCCGTCGCGCACCATGCGGGCAATGAGCGCCGCGATGTTCCAGGCGTCGTCCGCCCCCCGGTGGTGGGTGCCCTCCAGCGGCAGCCCCGCGTGCCTGAGCGCCCGGGCCATCCCCGCCCGCCTCAGCCCATACCCGGCCGCGTACACCCCCTTGGCATTGGTGTGACCCACGCCGAATGGGGAGGGGACTTCTTCCCCGCACTGCCGTTCGAACTGCCAGCGGTCATAGTCGCCCCAGCTCGCCCACAGGCGTGAGGCACTGTCAAAGTCGCGCCGCAGCACCTCGCAGGCGTCCTGGAAGCGGAGACCCGTCGCCACCTCTTCGGGCGTGAGGCCGGTCAGCCCGGTACAGAACTCGCTGACCTCGGAGTGCTCGGGGCGTACAAGCAGGCTGCGCTTCTCCACCCGTTCCAGGGTGCTCAGGTCGAGAACGCACACGCCGATCTCAATGATCTCGCTGTATTGGCCTGGCGGGGGCTCACCCGCCCAGCAGGTGGCCTCCACGTCGATGACATTCAACAGGGGCATCAGCTGTACTCCTCCCCGGTGACGGCGAACGCCACGTTCTACATCGAGACGGCAGTGGCGAGATACCTGGGTGAACATTCCGGCAGGATCCCGAGGACGTCTTACGGGGCCTGCCTCGACCTGCTGACCGCTGCCAAAAGGACGGGGTCGGCGCGGGCCTTCTCGCTGCGCGAGAGGCTGCTCCGGCACCACCAGGCGGCGTGACGGTTGGGGCACACGACCTCCAGCTTGAAAGCTTATTCCGCATTCGATACCCGGAGGAAGGAGGGGCTACCGGCCGCGTTTGACCCGTCCTCCACCTTGTCGAAACTTCCCAGCAGCACCTCGATCCCACCCAGCGCGAGGTGTAGACCCGCCCCGACATTCACATGGGGCCTATTGGCCTCCGGAACTCCGGGGTCCGCATCCGCACGGTCCACCCCGCCTCCCCCTCACGCCCGGCGTTCG is drawn from Deinococcus budaensis and contains these coding sequences:
- a CDS encoding 3'-5' exonuclease; protein product: MPLLNVIDVEATCWAGEPPPGQYSEIIEIGVCVLDLSTLERVEKRSLLVRPEHSEVSEFCTGLTGLTPEEVATGLRFQDACEVLRRDFDSASRLWASWGDYDRWQFERQCGEEVPSPFGVGHTNAKGVYAAGYGLRRAGMARALRHAGLPLEGTHHRGADDAWNIAALIARMVRDGVWQEAALQALIDLDQELGLL